From a region of the Oncorhynchus tshawytscha isolate Ot180627B linkage group LG14, Otsh_v2.0, whole genome shotgun sequence genome:
- the LOC112266343 gene encoding zinc finger protein 239, translated as MPTAVKPHRRRRRRRTLSRIREVSTNIYLIKRKATFITIANMSKLQMLNVFVTERLSAAAVEIFGAVEKTVAEYQEEICRSAEENERLRKLLDLVSKPEIKLHRADFQLLPPAIHSEQQNCKQEWSPSLGQEDPEPTQIKEEQQEHRLSQEDSPQHSHLYQNQTVDDGERGILPIIITEEIKTEPDGEGYRVAEPTSDLPLSVHPDCSAAVEKPYRCQQCDKSFTRKGHLTIHSKIHTGEKSYLCKQCDKSFIQKGDLDRHTRVHTGDNPYQCKQCGKMFNQKGSLTIHSRIHTGEKPYQCKDCDKSFNQKMELILHMRVHTGERPYNCPVCKKSYMALSYLRLHQRVHTGEKPYQCKECGKCFGYKGSLKSHMSTHTKTSA; from the exons atgccaaccgccgttaaacctcatcgaagaagaagaagacgaagaACGCTAAGCAGAATCCGAGAGGTTTCAACCAACATTTATTTGATAAAGCGAAAAGCTACTTTCATAACCATTGCTAATATGTCAAAACTACAGATGTTGAATGTGTTTGTCACTGAGCGTTTGTCGGCGGCTGCTGTGGAGATATTCGGAGCCGTGGAGAAGACCGTAGCAGAGTATCAGGAAGAAATCTGCCGTTCAGCGGAGGAGAACGAGCGTTTACGCAAACTGTTGGATTTGGTTAGCAAACCAGAGATAAAGTTACACAGAGCAG ACTTCCAGTTACTGCCTCCTGCCATTCACTCTGAGCAGCAGAACTGTAAGCAGGagtggagccccagtctgggGCAGGAGGACCCAGAACCCacacagattaaagaggaacaACAGGAGCACAGACTCAGTCAGGAGGACTCACCTCAGCACTCACATCTTTACCAAAACCAAACTGtggatgatggagagaggggtatTCTACCTATCATCATAACTGAAGAGATCAAAACAGAACCTGATGGAGAGGGCTACAGAGTAGCAGAACCAACCAGTGATCTGCCCCTTTCAGTTCATCCAGACTGCTCTGCTGCAGTGGAGAAACCATATCGGTGTCAACAATGTGACAAAAGCTTCACACGTAAGGGACACTTGACCATCCATTCAaagatacacacaggagagaaatcttatctGTGCAAACAATGTGACAAAAGCTTCATCCAGAAAGGTGACTTGGACAGACATACAAGGGTACACACAGGAGATAATCCATACCAGTGCAAACAATGTGGCAAAATGTTTAACCAGAAAGGAAGCTTGACCATCCATTCAAGGATACATACGGGGGAGAAACCTTATCAGTGCAAAGACTGTGACAAATCCTTCAACCAGAAGATGGAATTGATATTGCATATGAGAGTTCACACAGGGGAGAGACCATATAATTGTCCTGTATGCAAGAAAAGTTACATGGCATTAAGCTATTTAAGACTTCATCAGCGtgttcacacaggggagaaaccttaccagtgcaaagaatgtggcaaatGCTTTGGTTATAAAGGAAGCTTGAAGTCTCATATGAGCACTCACACAAAAACTTCAGCCTGA